One part of the Paenibacillus silvisoli genome encodes these proteins:
- a CDS encoding alpha-mannosidase has product MPTPKAVIHVISHTHWDREWYMPYEAHHAKLIQTMDNLLAIMDNDPDFKSFYLDGQTIVLEDYLQVYPEKREKLIELVQEGKLSAGPWYILQDEFLTSSEANIRNLQIGHRDSKMYGPVSKLGYFPDSFGNMGQAAQICQQAGIETAIFGRGVKATGFNNSVADAMDLESPFSEMVWESPDGTQVLGILFANWYNNGMEIPEEPAAARKFWDNAIANASRYASTPHLLFMNGCDHQPAQANLSAALRTARELYPDYEFIHSNYDDYIRAVKASLPETLSTIRGELRGQRTDGWYSLVNTASSRIYIKQLNQENQTMLEKIAEPLAAFAHANGRPYPHGLLNYAWKTLMQNHPHDSICGCSVDEVYHEMKTRFEKSKGVAAAVIADSLTHLNEQIHTAGFASVSADSVPFVVYGTSGYAQSGVVTVELELSRRYFRAGEHPTTTARLVSEQTTADGYLVNHFGEKLDYNAADLGVRFGYDLPDDKFRQPYFARVVSVTFETGKLPAMGYAAYAWVPSADAAAANSSQASLITQPNTLENDYVRVVIDGDGTLTVTDKSSGQTYADLGVYENVGDIGNEYIFKQPNEDMAITTKGLSAGIAVVEDTPYRATFEITHTFDIPESADERLPQEIATMVSFLDRQAQRSGKLVPMTIVTRVSLSRSEPGVRVRAVIDNPAKDQRLRVLFPSDITAASHFADSIFEVAERATVPQPEWVNPSNCQHQSAFVDVHEAGRGLTIANKGLNEYEVLRDERGTIAVTILRSTGELGDWGVFLTPEAQCLGQNVAEWMILPHSGGDARFAAYQQAYGFQVPLQVCQTDLHEGSLPAEQSFLTWNGTGSGLALSNVKVNEDRGDIIARWYNLSGEPAELSVSGIECGSLYESTVLEDAGAAIPVSGGSASVPIAGHKIVSIGLSSV; this is encoded by the coding sequence ATGCCGACGCCGAAAGCCGTCATTCACGTTATTTCGCACACCCACTGGGACCGCGAATGGTATATGCCTTACGAGGCGCATCATGCCAAGCTGATCCAAACGATGGACAATTTGCTCGCCATCATGGACAACGATCCGGACTTCAAAAGCTTCTATCTCGATGGTCAAACGATCGTGCTCGAGGATTATTTGCAGGTCTATCCGGAGAAGCGGGAGAAGCTCATCGAGCTCGTGCAGGAAGGCAAGCTTTCCGCAGGACCTTGGTACATTTTGCAGGACGAATTTCTGACGAGCAGCGAAGCGAACATCCGCAACCTGCAAATCGGCCACCGCGACTCCAAGATGTACGGCCCCGTTTCCAAGCTTGGCTATTTCCCCGACTCGTTCGGCAACATGGGTCAAGCGGCGCAAATTTGCCAGCAGGCCGGCATCGAGACCGCCATCTTCGGCCGCGGCGTGAAAGCGACCGGCTTTAACAACAGCGTCGCGGACGCGATGGATTTGGAATCCCCGTTTTCCGAAATGGTATGGGAATCGCCGGACGGCACGCAGGTGCTCGGCATCCTGTTCGCCAACTGGTACAACAACGGCATGGAAATTCCCGAGGAGCCTGCGGCCGCCCGCAAGTTCTGGGACAATGCCATCGCGAACGCCTCGCGCTACGCGTCGACGCCGCACCTGCTCTTCATGAACGGCTGCGACCATCAGCCCGCGCAGGCGAACCTGTCCGCCGCGCTTCGCACCGCGCGCGAGCTCTATCCGGACTACGAATTCATTCATTCCAATTACGACGATTACATTCGCGCGGTGAAGGCGTCGCTGCCCGAAACGCTCAGCACGATCCGGGGCGAGCTGCGCGGCCAGCGCACCGACGGCTGGTACTCCCTCGTCAACACGGCGTCCTCCCGCATTTACATCAAGCAGCTCAACCAGGAAAACCAGACGATGCTGGAGAAGATCGCCGAGCCGCTCGCCGCGTTCGCGCACGCAAACGGCCGTCCGTACCCGCACGGTCTGCTGAACTACGCCTGGAAAACGCTGATGCAAAATCACCCTCACGACAGCATTTGCGGCTGCAGCGTCGATGAGGTTTACCACGAGATGAAAACCCGCTTCGAGAAAAGCAAAGGCGTCGCCGCGGCTGTCATCGCGGACAGCCTCACCCATCTAAACGAGCAAATCCATACCGCGGGCTTTGCGTCCGTTAGCGCGGACAGCGTGCCTTTCGTCGTCTACGGCACGAGCGGCTATGCGCAGAGCGGCGTCGTGACGGTGGAGCTGGAGCTCAGCCGCCGTTATTTCCGGGCAGGCGAGCATCCGACGACTACAGCGCGGCTCGTTTCGGAGCAAACGACGGCCGACGGCTATCTCGTGAACCATTTCGGCGAAAAGCTGGATTATAACGCAGCGGATCTAGGCGTCCGGTTTGGCTACGATTTGCCGGACGACAAGTTCAGGCAGCCGTATTTTGCCCGCGTCGTATCCGTCACGTTCGAAACCGGGAAGCTCCCCGCGATGGGATACGCTGCTTATGCGTGGGTGCCAAGCGCCGATGCAGCGGCTGCGAACTCCTCGCAAGCTTCGCTGATTACGCAGCCGAACACGCTGGAAAACGACTATGTGCGCGTTGTGATCGACGGCGACGGCACACTGACGGTCACGGACAAAAGCAGCGGACAAACGTACGCCGATCTTGGCGTCTACGAAAATGTCGGCGATATCGGCAACGAGTATATTTTCAAGCAGCCGAATGAGGATATGGCGATTACGACCAAGGGGCTTTCGGCGGGAATTGCGGTTGTCGAGGATACGCCGTACCGGGCAACCTTCGAAATCACGCATACGTTTGACATTCCGGAGTCGGCCGACGAGCGGCTTCCGCAGGAAATCGCGACGATGGTGTCGTTCCTCGACCGGCAGGCGCAGCGCTCCGGCAAGCTTGTGCCGATGACGATCGTCACGCGCGTCAGCCTCAGCCGCTCCGAGCCAGGCGTCCGCGTTCGCGCCGTCATCGATAATCCGGCGAAGGACCAACGGCTTCGCGTGCTGTTCCCGTCGGATATTACGGCGGCCAGCCATTTTGCCGACTCGATCTTCGAGGTGGCCGAGCGTGCGACCGTACCGCAGCCGGAATGGGTCAACCCGAGCAACTGCCAGCACCAGAGCGCTTTTGTCGATGTGCATGAAGCGGGCCGCGGCCTGACGATCGCCAACAAAGGGCTCAACGAATACGAGGTGCTTCGCGACGAACGAGGCACGATTGCCGTGACCATCCTCCGCTCGACCGGCGAACTCGGCGACTGGGGCGTCTTCCTGACGCCGGAAGCGCAGTGCTTGGGCCAAAATGTCGCGGAATGGATGATCCTCCCGCATAGCGGCGGCGATGCGCGATTCGCCGCGTATCAGCAGGCGTATGGCTTCCAGGTGCCGCTGCAGGTCTGCCAAACCGATTTGCACGAAGGCTCGCTGCCTGCCGAGCAAAGCTTCCTGACATGGAACGGCACCGGTTCCGGTCTCGCCCTCTCGAACGTGAAGGTAAACGAAGACCGCGGCGACATCATCGCCCGCTGGTATAACCTGTCCGGCGAGCCGGCCGAGCTGTCGGTAAGCGGCATCGAATGCGGCAGCCTTTACGAGAGCACGGTGCTCGAGGATGCCGGCGCGGCCATTCCGGTGAGCGGCGGCTCTGCCAGCGTGCCGATCGCCGG
- a CDS encoding GntR family transcriptional regulator: MKEYKPRYRIIIDAYTERIANGELRAGDKLPTGPEIAEQFGVSAITVTHAMRELEASGLIKRIKKKGTFVTERAQASAAAGATSEAAAAVTEATAASAKTLPIPVISLVMPFSETIGYEIFRGVEEECAAQGFYVTFHNSKYDDDVERGIIRKLAKDGVSGIIVYPVSSYKNIDVFSRLAIEGIPFTLIDRNIEGLDAPLVVSNNAEAGRSLASHLIGLGHRRLAFVCQSWKEAVSVSDRYKGYCNALIEAGIPPEPDWLVNWEELQTDPAYAGSSQYDALLDRLLSISPAPTAAVAVNDYTATGLLKTALQRGIAVPEQLSITGFDNHSFTEHLEVPLTTVEQNFYRIGREAAKLVLAPAEERSGAKLILGTTLVVRQSTSQPPSP, from the coding sequence GTGAAAGAGTACAAACCTCGCTATCGAATCATCATCGACGCTTATACGGAACGGATTGCGAACGGGGAGCTGCGCGCGGGGGACAAGCTGCCGACCGGGCCTGAGATTGCGGAGCAATTCGGCGTCAGCGCCATTACGGTTACCCATGCGATGCGGGAGCTGGAAGCAAGCGGACTGATCAAGCGGATTAAGAAAAAAGGCACCTTCGTCACCGAGCGCGCGCAAGCGTCCGCCGCTGCCGGAGCCACCTCCGAAGCCGCGGCGGCTGTCACCGAAGCGACCGCAGCATCGGCCAAGACGCTGCCGATTCCGGTCATTTCCCTCGTCATGCCGTTCAGCGAAACAATCGGCTATGAGATTTTCCGAGGCGTGGAGGAAGAATGCGCGGCACAGGGCTTCTACGTCACGTTTCACAATTCCAAATACGATGACGACGTCGAGCGCGGCATCATTCGGAAGCTGGCCAAAGACGGCGTCAGCGGCATTATCGTCTACCCTGTTTCCAGCTACAAAAACATCGACGTGTTCAGCCGCCTCGCCATCGAAGGCATACCGTTCACGCTCATTGACCGGAATATCGAAGGGCTGGACGCGCCGCTCGTCGTTTCGAATAACGCGGAAGCGGGCCGCAGCCTCGCTTCGCATCTCATCGGGCTCGGACACCGGCGGCTCGCGTTCGTCTGCCAGTCGTGGAAGGAAGCCGTGTCGGTCAGCGACCGCTACAAAGGCTACTGCAATGCGCTCATCGAGGCAGGCATCCCGCCAGAGCCGGACTGGCTCGTGAACTGGGAAGAGCTGCAAACAGACCCGGCCTATGCCGGAAGCAGCCAGTACGATGCGCTGCTCGACCGCCTGCTGTCGATCTCGCCTGCCCCTACCGCAGCGGTCGCCGTCAACGATTATACCGCCACCGGCTTGCTCAAAACCGCGCTACAACGAGGTATTGCCGTGCCGGAGCAGCTGTCCATAACCGGCTTCGACAACCACTCGTTTACGGAGCATTTGGAGGTTCCGCTCACGACGGTGGAGCAGAACTTCTACCGCATCGGCCGCGAAGCGGCTAAGCTCGTCCTTGCCCCCGCGGAGGAGCGAAGCGGCGCGAAACTCATCCTAGGCACGACGCTGGTCGTCAGACAATCGACGAGCCAGCCGCCTTCCCCATGA
- a CDS encoding cupredoxin domain-containing protein has product MKAKFATLVATLVLAAAVTSACGNNNNGGSNNENANTNAVNNEASANTTNTTNSTNATETTAAAGSTVEITLNAKDFEYDQQEIHVKKGDHVKITLASDDGGHGFAIPDYNVDIQGNGSGEFDAANAGTFEFHCSVMCGSGHRDMKGTLIVDEA; this is encoded by the coding sequence ATGAAGGCCAAGTTTGCAACACTGGTCGCTACGTTAGTTCTCGCGGCGGCCGTTACCAGCGCATGCGGAAACAACAATAACGGCGGCAGCAATAACGAGAACGCGAACACGAACGCAGTGAACAACGAGGCATCCGCGAATACGACCAACACGACGAACTCTACGAACGCGACCGAAACGACAGCCGCAGCCGGCAGCACCGTGGAAATTACGCTGAATGCCAAAGATTTCGAGTACGACCAGCAAGAGATCCACGTCAAGAAGGGCGACCACGTCAAAATCACGCTGGCCAGCGACGACGGCGGCCACGGTTTCGCCATCCCGGATTACAACGTCGACATTCAAGGCAACGGCAGCGGCGAATTCGATGCCGCCAATGCCGGCACGTTCGAGTTCCACTGCTCCGTCATGTGCGGCTCGGGCCACCGGGATATGAAAGGAACGCTCATCGTAGACGAAGCCTAG
- a CDS encoding alkaline phosphatase has protein sequence MFQKKPGLKTALVGTAAAALVVTSLVTTPTADEADAASSQTKNVILFVGDGMGAAARDAIRLATVGEKGNLEMDSMPFVGMIHTSSTVPVTDSAASATAYASGVKTYNGAIGMDANKKPVKTIMEYAKGAGKSTGVVTTSQVTDATGAAFGAHVEDRSKQSDIALQYLTQSKVDVLLGGGEDFWYPAGNPGKFQDEPAEDPSEKSKGTQGNLIDKAKKLGYTYVTNKTDMQKAKGGKLLGLFANEEMFQQREEGKGDIYNPVVSLPDMTKKAIDTLSANKKGFFLMVEEEGTDEFAHANNAKMTIKAGQQLDSAVQVAKDFAKKNKDTLVLVLADHETGGFSIEEVDANDESGDAISKEDGPFQIANSDHNFVVDWTTSGHTAVDVPVTAMGKNAELFSGIYENTEIFNKLMQSLGLKKK, from the coding sequence ATGTTTCAAAAGAAACCTGGTTTGAAAACCGCGCTGGTTGGTACTGCTGCGGCTGCGTTAGTAGTAACTAGTCTGGTGACGACGCCAACTGCTGATGAAGCGGATGCTGCTTCCTCGCAGACGAAAAACGTTATTTTGTTCGTTGGTGACGGTATGGGCGCTGCGGCGCGCGATGCCATCCGTCTTGCAACGGTTGGCGAGAAGGGCAATCTAGAAATGGATTCGATGCCTTTCGTAGGTATGATTCACACGAGCTCGACAGTGCCTGTAACGGATTCGGCTGCATCGGCAACGGCTTACGCAAGCGGCGTGAAGACGTATAACGGCGCAATCGGCATGGACGCTAACAAAAAGCCGGTTAAAACGATCATGGAATACGCGAAGGGCGCGGGCAAATCGACAGGCGTCGTAACGACGAGCCAAGTGACGGACGCGACTGGCGCAGCTTTCGGCGCGCATGTTGAAGACCGTTCCAAGCAAAGCGATATCGCGCTTCAATATTTGACGCAAAGCAAGGTCGACGTTCTGCTCGGCGGCGGCGAAGATTTCTGGTATCCGGCAGGCAACCCGGGCAAGTTCCAGGACGAGCCGGCTGAAGATCCGTCCGAGAAGAGCAAAGGCACGCAAGGCAACCTCATCGATAAAGCGAAGAAGCTTGGCTATACGTACGTAACGAACAAAACGGACATGCAAAAAGCAAAGGGCGGCAAGCTGCTCGGTCTGTTCGCCAACGAAGAAATGTTCCAACAGCGCGAAGAAGGCAAAGGCGACATCTACAATCCGGTTGTCTCGCTGCCTGATATGACGAAGAAAGCGATCGATACGCTTTCCGCGAACAAGAAGGGCTTCTTCCTCATGGTTGAAGAGGAAGGCACGGACGAGTTTGCGCACGCAAACAACGCCAAAATGACGATCAAAGCCGGCCAGCAGCTGGACAGCGCCGTTCAAGTGGCGAAAGATTTTGCGAAGAAAAACAAGGACACGCTCGTGCTCGTGCTTGCCGACCACGAAACAGGCGGCTTCTCGATCGAGGAAGTCGATGCGAACGACGAGAGCGGCGATGCGATTTCGAAGGAAGACGGACCGTTCCAAATCGCGAACTCCGACCATAATTTCGTCGTAGACTGGACGACGTCCGGCCACACGGCTGTAGACGTACCTGTAACGGCTATGGGCAAAAACGCCGAGCTGTTCTCCGGTATCTATGAAAATACGGAAATCTTCAACAAGCTGATGCAATCGCTGGGGCTTAAGAAGAAGTAA
- a CDS encoding amidoligase family protein codes for MWPKKLDWKQLKFGVEIEFVGGRPAEVELLPGWEMSLNELQLDETGAASGSELKPPPILWAERDQIRIMLERLHAQGATANWSCGLHVHVGLDPWGQDIVAPLLDAALLYQDTLQELLGMSEHRLFFCPPVTKAIRERYAAMPSAEAVHNAGRPQSHRCGINVAPWYDIGTVEIRYANGSVRLDEVLNTIELCLRFVAAVGAAETLPLEKEAFADALHAPARGYPAPLPAPRWYEERMRLEELLIPVIEPAILRVVPQGEIHHVLPTEDGLVVGVEDEHGKLAEYVVTPPAEGWTVTRRVTPNPETISEQ; via the coding sequence ATGTGGCCAAAAAAGTTAGATTGGAAGCAACTGAAATTCGGCGTGGAAATCGAATTTGTAGGCGGACGGCCAGCTGAGGTAGAGCTTCTGCCCGGCTGGGAAATGTCCCTGAATGAACTGCAGCTCGATGAAACCGGCGCCGCATCGGGCAGTGAGCTGAAGCCTCCTCCGATCCTGTGGGCGGAGCGGGACCAAATTCGGATCATGCTGGAGCGGCTGCACGCGCAGGGAGCGACGGCGAATTGGAGCTGTGGGCTCCATGTGCATGTCGGCCTTGACCCATGGGGCCAGGACATCGTGGCACCACTGCTCGATGCGGCGCTGCTGTATCAGGATACGCTGCAGGAGCTGCTGGGAATGAGTGAACACCGGCTCTTTTTCTGCCCGCCGGTAACGAAGGCGATCCGCGAGCGATACGCTGCCATGCCTTCGGCGGAAGCAGTGCATAACGCAGGCCGGCCGCAGTCGCATCGATGCGGCATCAACGTCGCGCCCTGGTACGACATCGGAACAGTCGAGATCCGTTACGCCAACGGGAGCGTCCGGCTGGACGAAGTGCTGAACACGATCGAGCTATGCCTGCGGTTCGTAGCCGCGGTCGGAGCTGCGGAGACGCTTCCGTTAGAAAAGGAGGCGTTCGCCGACGCCTTGCATGCGCCCGCGCGAGGGTATCCTGCCCCGCTCCCCGCGCCTCGATGGTACGAGGAACGGATGCGACTCGAGGAGCTGCTTATACCGGTCATCGAACCGGCAATCCTCCGAGTCGTGCCGCAGGGCGAGATTCATCATGTGCTGCCAACCGAAGACGGGTTAGTCGTAGGCGTCGAAGACGAGCACGGCAAGCTAGCGGAGTATGTCGTAACGCCGCCGGCCGAAGGCTGGACGGTGACGCGGCGGGTCACGCCAAACCCAGAGACTATTAGCGAGCAGTAA
- a CDS encoding aldo/keto reductase, with the protein MTKPIPLQRRGLDASQLVLGCMRLGGDWSASSPITAEHYREGHEAVDAALEVGINMFDHADIYTAGKAERVFAHVLRERPELREKIILQSKCGIRFGDGEQPHRFDFSADYILESVDGILERLGTEYLDILLLHRPDPLVEPEDVASAIHQLKASGKVRHFGVSNMSHGQIRLLQAYSDEPFIVNQLEMSLHKIGFLDTAVSVNQDAWRSNVFPEGTMEYCRLENIQLQSWGPLAQGRYSGGSLEGQSESVVATAAIVAELAEKHSTTTEAIVLAWLMTHPAGIQPVIGTINPQRIRACKDAATLRLSREDWYRLYVASRGVSLP; encoded by the coding sequence ATGACAAAACCGATTCCGTTACAACGCCGCGGGCTGGATGCGAGCCAGCTTGTCCTTGGATGCATGCGGCTTGGAGGCGACTGGAGCGCGAGCAGCCCGATCACGGCCGAGCATTATCGCGAGGGGCACGAGGCGGTGGATGCCGCGCTTGAGGTCGGCATCAATATGTTCGACCACGCCGATATTTATACGGCAGGTAAGGCGGAGCGCGTGTTCGCTCACGTGCTGCGCGAGCGGCCGGAGCTGCGCGAGAAGATCATTTTGCAATCGAAATGCGGCATTCGGTTCGGAGATGGCGAGCAGCCGCACCGGTTCGATTTTTCGGCGGATTATATTTTGGAAAGCGTGGATGGCATCCTGGAACGTTTAGGCACGGAATACTTGGACATCTTGCTGCTGCATCGCCCGGATCCTTTGGTGGAGCCCGAGGATGTCGCGAGCGCGATCCATCAGCTGAAGGCATCGGGCAAAGTGCGCCATTTCGGCGTGTCCAATATGAGCCACGGCCAGATCCGGCTGCTGCAAGCTTACAGCGATGAGCCGTTCATCGTGAACCAGCTGGAGATGAGCCTGCACAAAATCGGCTTCCTCGACACGGCCGTCAGCGTCAACCAAGACGCGTGGCGCAGCAACGTGTTCCCGGAAGGCACGATGGAATATTGCCGCCTGGAGAACATTCAGCTGCAATCATGGGGACCGTTGGCGCAAGGTCGCTACTCCGGCGGCTCGCTGGAGGGGCAAAGCGAGAGCGTCGTGGCGACGGCGGCCATCGTGGCTGAGCTGGCGGAGAAGCACAGCACGACGACGGAGGCCATCGTGCTGGCGTGGTTGATGACGCATCCGGCCGGCATCCAGCCGGTCATCGGCACGATCAACCCGCAGCGCATCCGCGCCTGCAAGGACGCGGCCACGCTTCGCCTTTCGCGCGAGGACTGGTACCGCCTGTACGTGGCGTCGCGCGGGGTTAGCTTGCCGTAG
- a CDS encoding sigma-70 family RNA polymerase sigma factor gives MNEAQLVMLSRQGDETAFNKLVELYKDKLYRMASRILRSKTDVEDVVQETFLKVYLNLNRFDENKRFSTWIFHIGKNICLDLLRRRKTPPLPLDQPVLAQSDQALSLHDVIPHTSLSPEGEVIERELSSKMAELIEKLPDKYRTVVYQRYVLEMSMEDISRANNIPVNTVKSRIHRGKDYMKKRWGKTLLIYSIMLFHFF, from the coding sequence GTGAATGAAGCGCAATTAGTAATGTTATCGAGGCAGGGCGACGAGACGGCCTTCAACAAATTGGTCGAGCTGTATAAGGATAAATTGTACCGGATGGCCTCTAGAATTCTCCGCAGCAAAACGGATGTAGAGGATGTCGTGCAGGAAACGTTTCTGAAGGTGTATTTGAACTTGAACCGCTTCGATGAGAACAAGCGATTCTCGACGTGGATTTTCCATATCGGGAAAAACATCTGCCTGGATCTGCTGCGCCGCCGTAAAACCCCGCCGCTTCCGCTGGATCAACCCGTTCTGGCCCAATCCGACCAAGCGCTGTCGCTGCATGATGTCATTCCGCACACGTCGCTTTCGCCGGAAGGGGAAGTCATCGAACGCGAGCTGTCGTCGAAGATGGCGGAGCTGATCGAGAAGCTGCCGGACAAATACAGAACCGTCGTTTATCAGCGTTACGTGCTGGAGATGTCGATGGAGGATATTTCGCGCGCCAATAACATTCCGGTCAATACCGTGAAGTCGCGCATTCACCGTGGCAAGGACTACATGAAGAAACGCTGGGGCAAGACGCTGCTTATATATTCCATTATGCTTTTTCACTTTTTTTGA
- a CDS encoding BMP family lipoprotein, translating into MKKGILLAVVLILLSSLFVACGKKENNTAAGNNTAAENNAGAGNAAPTKKVALVLPEKIGVNAFFVQMDEGFKKAGEEFNIETKTIESTDPAAFEQNLRSTVAENYDLIITATFQAEDALKKVAAENPDKPFAVIDTVVDLPNVRSVVFREYEASYLLGAAAGLSTKTNKVGMVVAIDAPLLKKYTEGFKEGLKYTNPEAEMLVNYVGGFTDPAKAKELALLQFSKGADFIAGASAVGDLGVFEAAKEKGFFTSGQDIDNTGVDPEHVVLAQLKGTDTVAYETVKSFSEGNFAYGAVDYGLKEDGVGLTYVTRDSQSPLNPFIGQATVDKVKAIKDDIVSGKLVVKNPLNP; encoded by the coding sequence ATGAAAAAAGGGATTTTGCTTGCTGTAGTACTTATTTTACTGTCTTCACTGTTTGTCGCATGCGGTAAGAAAGAGAACAATACGGCTGCCGGCAACAACACGGCCGCTGAGAACAATGCAGGCGCTGGCAATGCCGCTCCAACCAAGAAGGTTGCGCTTGTTCTTCCCGAGAAAATCGGCGTTAACGCGTTCTTCGTGCAAATGGACGAGGGCTTCAAGAAAGCCGGCGAAGAGTTCAACATCGAGACGAAAACGATCGAGTCGACGGACCCGGCCGCATTCGAGCAAAACCTCCGCTCCACAGTTGCGGAAAACTACGATCTGATCATCACGGCTACTTTCCAAGCGGAAGACGCGCTGAAGAAGGTTGCTGCCGAGAACCCGGACAAGCCGTTCGCGGTTATCGATACGGTCGTTGATTTGCCGAACGTGCGCAGCGTCGTATTCCGCGAATACGAAGCGTCGTACCTGCTTGGCGCAGCTGCAGGCCTTTCCACGAAAACAAACAAAGTCGGCATGGTCGTCGCGATCGACGCGCCTTTGCTGAAGAAATATACCGAAGGCTTTAAAGAAGGCTTGAAATACACGAATCCGGAAGCGGAAATGCTCGTGAACTACGTTGGCGGCTTCACGGACCCGGCGAAAGCGAAAGAGCTGGCTTTGCTGCAATTCTCGAAAGGCGCGGACTTCATCGCGGGCGCATCCGCGGTAGGCGACCTTGGCGTATTCGAAGCGGCGAAGGAAAAAGGCTTCTTCACATCCGGTCAAGACATCGACAACACCGGCGTTGACCCGGAGCACGTTGTTCTTGCACAGCTGAAAGGCACGGACACCGTTGCTTACGAAACGGTTAAATCGTTCTCCGAAGGCAACTTTGCATACGGCGCGGTTGATTACGGCTTAAAGGAAGACGGCGTAGGTCTTACTTACGTAACAAGAGACAGCCAATCGCCTTTGAATCCGTTCATCGGCCAAGCTACAGTAGACAAAGTAAAAGCGATCAAGGACGACATCGTTTCCGGTAAACTGGTTGTCAAAAACCCGCTGAACCCATAA
- a CDS encoding ABC transporter ATP-binding protein, with translation MLLSMENITKSYGPVKANTDIGFTLKEGEIHALVGENGAGKTTLMRILYGMEKPTSGAIRIRGEERHFATPADAIKSGIGMVHQHFMLFPSFTVAENIVIGREPRSGFGFKRKSAIGFNRKAAIAEVEALAKQYGMPVDPRKKTSACSLGVQQRVEILKVLHQGADIIILDEPTGVLTPIEVKELLAAIKRLAAQGKSFIIISHKLQEIMDVADRITVLRDGRVTGVVEAKDTDIEQISRLMVGRDLVDMPRTAPLLGHAVLEVKSLTVPGDKGKPLVNDVSFDVRSGEIVGIAGISGNGQSELIGAISGLVEIGSGQVSLAGQNVTGAPVRKIRDLGLAHIPEDRYQWGAAKDATVVENGVMGHARKEQRYGLLRGRSIRSMVEGWVKRFEIKTGSLDTKAQFLSGGNLQKLIVARELAQGTPFLIAAEPTRGVDVGAMEIIHGELIKKRNDKGAILLVSSELTEILKLSDRILVMNEGRIVGELSAEEATEERISLLMAGGKQA, from the coding sequence ATGTTGTTAAGCATGGAGAACATTACGAAAAGCTACGGGCCCGTGAAAGCGAATACCGATATCGGCTTTACGCTGAAAGAAGGCGAAATTCACGCGCTCGTAGGCGAGAACGGCGCAGGCAAGACGACGCTCATGCGTATTTTGTACGGCATGGAGAAGCCGACGAGCGGCGCGATCCGGATTCGCGGCGAAGAGCGGCATTTTGCGACGCCTGCGGATGCGATCAAGAGCGGGATCGGCATGGTGCACCAGCATTTCATGCTGTTCCCGTCGTTTACGGTAGCGGAAAATATCGTCATCGGCCGCGAGCCGAGAAGCGGTTTCGGTTTCAAGCGCAAATCCGCGATCGGCTTTAACCGCAAAGCGGCAATCGCCGAAGTCGAAGCGCTGGCGAAACAGTACGGCATGCCCGTTGATCCGCGCAAGAAGACGTCGGCCTGCTCGCTTGGCGTTCAGCAGCGCGTGGAAATTTTGAAGGTGCTGCATCAAGGCGCGGACATCATCATTCTCGACGAACCGACCGGCGTTCTGACGCCGATTGAGGTCAAGGAGCTGCTCGCTGCCATTAAGCGGCTTGCGGCACAAGGGAAGAGCTTCATCATCATCAGCCACAAGCTGCAGGAAATTATGGACGTCGCCGACCGCATTACGGTGCTGCGCGACGGCCGCGTGACCGGCGTCGTTGAGGCGAAGGATACGGACATCGAGCAAATTTCCAGGCTGATGGTCGGCCGCGATTTGGTCGATATGCCGCGTACGGCGCCTTTGCTTGGCCATGCGGTGCTCGAAGTGAAATCGCTCACCGTTCCCGGCGACAAAGGCAAGCCGCTCGTGAACGATGTCAGCTTTGATGTGCGGTCCGGCGAAATCGTCGGCATTGCCGGCATTTCCGGCAACGGCCAATCGGAGCTGATCGGCGCGATCTCGGGCCTAGTCGAGATCGGCAGCGGACAAGTCTCGCTTGCAGGCCAGAACGTGACGGGCGCGCCGGTACGGAAGATCCGCGATCTCGGCCTTGCGCATATACCGGAGGACCGCTACCAATGGGGAGCGGCCAAAGATGCGACGGTCGTCGAGAACGGCGTCATGGGACACGCCCGCAAGGAGCAGCGGTATGGCTTGCTGCGCGGGCGCAGCATCCGTTCGATGGTGGAAGGCTGGGTCAAGCGCTTCGAGATTAAGACCGGATCGCTCGATACGAAGGCGCAGTTTCTGTCAGGCGGCAATTTGCAGAAGCTGATCGTCGCGCGCGAGCTGGCGCAGGGGACGCCGTTTCTGATCGCGGCCGAACCGACCCGCGGCGTCGACGTCGGCGCGATGGAAATTATCCACGGCGAGCTGATCAAGAAACGGAACGACAAAGGCGCGATTCTGCTCGTGTCGTCGGAACTGACGGAAATTTTGAAGCTGTCCGACCGGATTCTGGTCATGAATGAAGGCCGAATCGTCGGCGAGCTGAGCGCCGAGGAAGCGACGGAGGAACGAATTAGTTTATTGATGGCGGGAGGGAAGCAGGCTTGA